TCATGTACATTAGTTGGTGGTAGATGGTAGTTTGGCCAGTTTCTTTGGGCGTATCCGAATTTTTCACAATTCTTCAATataaaacattgaaaagataataGTAATCATGAAGATGTAGGTTAAAATGATGAACGACAGGATGAACGAACTTGAATAGGCTACAAATAATGTGTAGCTCTGTTATTATTCTTACACCTTCTGTAAGTGAAAAATATGCAGGTAGATGTTGAATGGAGCACAACATTGATTATTCTCTTCGAGAGATTTCAAAGGACGGTGGTCCAGAGCAATGAATAGAGAGAGTTCAGAttcagagtgagagagaggaagtaATAGAGTGAGTGAAAGAGCTCGTTACAGGAGATAGAGGAAGTGAACAAATCCGTCCTCTTATTGGTGCTTCCGGAGGGTGCTATACTGTTCTCGACTCGTGTTATTGTTCATAATATTAGAGTCTCACAAAACCCAACACAAACTCATACTAATGTACAGCTACAGGTTAActgaatcaattaatttattcatgaaaGCAGTAAATCAGTTTCCATTAATATAGTCACTGGTATTAATATTTTTTggtttcattcaaattcaaattcattttattgagccAAAAAAGAACATACAGGCCGGTAGATCATTTATATACAAGACAAACAGTAGAGGACCGAGTATAGAGCCTTGAGGAACACCTTTTGTTACATTCAATTTCTCAGAATCTACAACTGATACACTACATTGATACTCCTTACtggaattcatttatttgaatactATACTTTCTAGTAAACTGTAAGCTAGAGAAGTAGGTTGTCAAATTCATTGTTGTACTGTATTTAATTATTATGCTGTTATAACCTTAAACTGATTCATGATGTGGAACAAAGGATGTGGAATGATGATGAATTCAGAGGTTGGAATAAGAGATATAAACTATTTATTGACAAAGAGTAATAGACTacagaaataattcaataatatttcagtatgaattaaactgaaaaaaaaaacagttaaaACTGACTCATGATGTGGAACAAAGGTTTGGAATGAGAGGTTTGACGTATTTAGAGGTTGgaataatagaatggaaagaGATAAACAGTTTATTGACAGAGATTAATATACTACAAAAACAATCCAACAATAATTTAGTAAGATAACAATTCATTTGCAtacaatcaataatagaattttacattacatttaaacttgaattagtttgattgaatttcacatgaaatttaaacttgaattagTTTGAAATTGCAGTCATGAGATTGTTTGAGAAGAGTGTGTTTTATTCTCAAAACCCTCTACAAACTCAATTTTCTATCTCACTGACTTTCGTTATTCTATAGTGAGAAGGAACAAGGAAGTTGgtcatatttttgttttgaatgaattgaaattagaACATCTTATATTCATaaaaaagctactgtattttGAAAATACTCAAAAGTTTTGTCTTTTACTTTTGATAAAAAACTTGTCTTGGTTTGATCAATCTACAAGAGCAATATTTtatgtaactttcaggatagaGAACATCCTTTTCAAAATGCTTCGTTCCATTCTAAAATTGTTCTAGAATTTGGAAAAATTCTTCactttttattgtgttttatttgtgaatttGCTTGGAGACAATGTTGGTGATGCATTTAGAGTTGGTGGTACCAGAGCCTCCAAGGTTGTGCGTGACATGTCTGGTGattttgtggcagttgatgtCCTGATTGCATGGAGGGGTCACAATCACAGAGCGAGTATTCTCAATGCAGTCGCCAGTCCAAATGTGCTGGTCTGGAATTCCATGGCAAACCGGGAACTTGTGCTCGTGAGAACAATTTCGCTCAACAACAAATTCTTGATGGATATTGTTACCGCAGGGGGGAACAGGAGGCAATGAATACAGGAACCAAGGGTAAGGGTATTCCCAGAAATTCGGTTTCAGATACTGTTGGGTGACATCAGGAAGGACGACACCAGTTTGGGAACATGGTGATCCATTTGTTGGTCCTGTAAAATATGGTGGGATACCATAGTAAGGGTAAAATATCGGCTGATAATGTTGATTTATGCTTGGTACAATTGGGACAGCAGCACTCACCTCTGGTGTAATAGTTTTCGAGCATTTTCCACATCCTCCAACACTTCCTTCACCTTGTTCAACATAAACCACAGGTTTATCGTGTCCATGATGGTAAACTAGATGATGGTTAAGTCCATGAATGTGATCCACTTGGTCATGTCCATGAATGTAATCCACATGGTCATGTGGTACAATTGGGACAGCAGCACCACATCCATTCACCTCTGGTGCAATAATTTTCGAACATTTTTTACATCCATACACCTCTGGTTCAACAGTTTTCGAGCATTTGTCACATCCAGCAACACTTCCTTCACCTTGTTCAACATAAACCACAGGTTTATCATGTTCATGATGGTAAACTAGATTATGGTTATGTCCATGAATGTAATCCACATGGCCATGTCCATCAATGTAATCCACATGGTCATGTCCATGATGACAATCCACATGGTCATTTCCATGATGATGATCTACATGTTGATCTATATGGTGGTCCAGATGGTGATCTATATGATGATCTACATGATGATCTATATGGTGATCTATATGATGATCCACATGATGGTGATCTACATGATGATCTATATGATGATCCACATGATGGTGATCTAGATGATGATGAACATCATGTTCAACATGATGGTGATCTGGATGATAATCAACTTGGTAATCCACATGTTGGTCATGTCCATGAATGTAATCTACATGTTCCACATGTCCATTGTGGTAATCGGCATGTTGGTGATCTATATGATGATCCACATGATGATCTATATGGTGATCCACATGGTGATCTATATGGTGATCCACATAGTGATCTATATGATGATCCACATGGTGATCGACATGGTGATGATCTAGATGATGATGGACATCATGATCCGCATGATGCTGATCTAGATGATGATCCACATGGTGGTGATCTGAATAATGATCCACATGATGTTGATCTTGGTGATAATCCACATGTTGGTGATCTAGATGATGATCTATGTGGTGGTGATCCACATGATGATGGTCTAGATTTTGGTAATCAGCTTGATGGTCTTGTCCTAATGTTTCATATTCTGTTGATGACTTTTCTGAGGCAATCACTGTGGATGCAGAAACATCAACTTGTTTTTTCTCCACTTCTGTACTTTTTATGGAATGCTCAGTGGAAACCCCTGTTAAATAACCAGAATTCACTTGGGTTGTATCTGCAATGGATTTTGAATGAGCACTTGTTTCTCCAATACTCACATTCGATACTTCCTTATTAACATCAGTGGCAGAACTAGATACATAGGCTTTGTCACCATGATGATGAATGTCTGAATCCACTCCATCTGCACTGTAAAAAGCCAGCTCTGAGTTTGAATCTACAAAAGAAGAATGTGAATGTGAATCTCCATCAATTTCAGTAACTTTCTTCTTGGAGTCTTCTGTTACATGAGTCGTTGTCTTCTTTATTTCTTcctctattttaatttttcctcCTTTATGAGTATCATCTTCATAGTGTATTACATGCTGAACTTCATGATTATGGTGTTGATGATCTTGATTATAATCATCTTTTTGAGCTTGATGTCCATGATTCTCGTGCTGATGATATTCAATATCTTCATGATGTAATACTGGTACATAATGGTCAAGATGTTCTCCATGATGAATTACTGGCACGTTATGCTCATGATGTTCATGAATTACTGGCACATAATGCTCATGATGTTCATGAATTACTGGCACATGATGCTCATGATGTTCATGAATTACTGGCACATGATGCTCATAATGTTCGTGAATCACTGGCTCATGATGCTCATGAATTTCTGGCACATGATGTTCATGAATTACAGGCACATGATGCTCATGAATTTCTGGCACATGATGCTCATGAATTACTGGCACATGGTGTTCATGAATTACTGGCACATGGTGCTCATGAATTTCTGGCACAAGATGCTCATGAATTACTGGCACATGGTGCTCATGAATTACTGGCACATGGTGTTCATGAATTACTGGTACATGATGTTCATGAACTACTGGAACATGATGCTCGTGAATTACTGGGACATGATGTTCATGAATTTCTGGCACATGATGTTCATGAATTACTGGTACATGATGATCATGATGTTCATAAACAACTGGGTGTTCATGATAATCTATTGGCACATGATGCTCATCATGAATTACAGGTGGTATATAATGCTCATGATGTTCTACTGGTACGTGAATTATTGGCTCATGTTGCTCTATCGGTACATGATGCTCATGATGTACTATTGGCACATGATATTCTCCATGATTGTAATCAACATGGTCTAAATGTTTCTGACAACCACAGGGCGATACAGCATTGCTGTTGTCTTGGCCACTGTTCCTGATGGCTTCAATGATTTTGGACAGGCAGATGAggattttattgttattgcataTGTTGCTCCTCAAGCTCTCCAGATCGTATTCGGAAATGTCAGCATCACTGCAAGGGCTGAGCACTGGGCCTGGTGGGCTAGGGGAACATGGACATGTTGCTGGCTTGGTGATGATCGATGATTGAACTAGTGCAATCAGGCTGACTCCCTGTAGCTGAAAACGGAAATTGAATGGATATTATCCTACTTCACTCTTTTACTAATATATCTTTCacagataattttttatttcaatttatttatttcaatacacatctcattaaatacaaaattcatatatattttaatccctctagcttttagctatttgagggatgaatatatgaaatgaatagaatttcataaattGATTATGTAAGTGGTGGCATAACCCTCCAACTCTCTAGCAATTATTTCGttataattgtgtatcattaaaacaataaattgataaattggactaaattgataattagaCTAATTAGACTCTTTTAgactaattttcaatcaaaattcgggaatagAAAAGTAAGGGATATAAGCCTGTATGTCCATTCccaataattttatgattatatgtttttgtcactgttcaaaaataaataaataatacagtgaTATGCTTCTCAGAAGAACATGAATGAGTATAATATCTCCCTActccaaattaaaaattatattgaaaacatagagataatctcaaatatcataaaattgaacaatatcTGTGTGTTTCCATTATTAAAAAGTATCACTACATCTTACCAAACACTGTGCCATAAGGAGTTATAGTTATACGTATCTTTTACTAAGGCCTAATAAAAAtagatgtaatctcagaaattTCTAATAGTGATGGAAACAGTAAACTTTTCCAAAATTACTGTATTAAACAAAATATGATATTAAACACAATAATGAGACTAGTATGGTACCTTAATTTCTGTTCGAAAATTGTCAATACCTCGAAAGTTGATTAGTTTGTTCAGAGAGCATTGTTTTTTCTTAGGTTGATAGCTTGTCAGTGATTTGGTCATAGCAAGGATAGTTggataatgttttttttatcaGATAATAGTCAGTCATTCATGACTGATGTCAGATAGCTGgtcattcataataaaatagTTTAAGCCCCCAATGCAATTTCAAAGCATGATTAGTGTGATAGATCTCACAACCGTTGTCCTTCCACTGATAACAGCtcttcaataattgagagaaGAATACTCTCCAGGTTACTCTTAAGACTGCTTCAATGAATTATatgatgttattaatttattatagaaagttttaattatttgtggATTTGGTCACGCATCAAAGTGAAGCgagattgaaattaaaattacgATCGATGGTAAATAAATTTTACTCTTTAGAAAAATTTCACTCGATATAGATGTCCCACATAGAGTATTAATATCATGGATAATATGGAAATGTGTGTTATATGATACATAATGAATAATATGGAAATTCTGTGTTATATACTGtagttttaatttagaatggATGGATctaaatgattattatcatgATTCGGTTTATTGATGAATACGTATTGGTCTTGGGACTCCATAGAATTTCGCTTCTACCATACTGTACTTTGATTGAATTAAAGTTGGGAGTTTCACGACTATTATGTATTATTgcgaaaattttattgtttcaactcAGTCTTTATTACTTACTACTCTTATTATatcttttacttttttcaacCAAAAACTGAGTTCAAACTCAGTAATGAATACAGTACTTTTTCTATccaagaaaattgaataaataggtTTCTTCCACCCTTTACAGGCAGAACTAGTATGACATTCCAATCACTAAACGTTCAGTTACTAGAAGCTGTGTAAGAtgatttcatacatatatttcAACTCCTTCCATGAATTGATCCTAAAAATCTAAAGGTGAATCTAAACTTGCCtttgtattttcaacttttgtaaCTTATATTTTTACGACAAATATAAATACTTCCTGCGTAGTCGATGTAATCTACAGTCAATTCCTGCTAGTCCATTCACATGGGGTTAGGATAAAACCATCTTATACAATTTAGTATAATAAGGTTTCTCTGACATGGGTTTCAAAGTAACTTATCATTTCACCGTTCAATTTCTGCAATCTTTTCCACAAAGCTTCTAAAATGGGCATCTTTAATCAGAACTATCGTTTAGAATATCGGGAAAATATACTgataacaatattaaaaataatgcgTAAATAGTACATTcgtcaattgattttttttcaaaaacgtccCGTATCCCTGCGCCATCCGCCATTCTGTATTTCCAATTCAATGTACTGTTTCATGGTCCTATTTATGTTAATATCGattctaataatttaatattatctcAATCCGAATACCTTGTAATTAAATTGGTATTCATACTTAGCAGAataattcttattcaataaaatatgccTTTTTATACTCACAACAATTAATGGCAACGTTGGTGGCTTCCCCATGGCTGTAGCGCATGCGAAGTCATTCACAATCAACTGATGAATGGATGAACCCTCCTAGTTGATCCGTGTTTAAATAgacaattaatattatcatcGCCTTGTAAAACTTCTATCGAATctgtcatttttgaatagttattgcAATAGAACGTGAAAATCTATATTCAAACTATCGTTTCTCCGATACTCAAATACGGGATGAGGAAGCTTcccattattttattgaaacattCCATTTTAGGAAGAATATTAAGTATATAAACGTAGATAACGTACATAGTTTTCCAAATTCGGCTGTAACTATTTATTCAGCTATTCTAGTCTTATAATTCGACGGAGGTCAATATACTGTTTCATGATTCGATATTATTATCCCACATCTTGTAGTATTGCGTTACACGTTCCTGTGAGATATCGACCAGCACCGTATTTACACCTTCAAAGCGGTTTCCAAATAtagatgaaataattgattccGCAACAAACAAATTTGAGCGAACTTTGGACATGCCTTATCATCAAAATTCGGCAAGAAGAATTAGCAATGTTTCCAGCACCACGAGTCCGTGTAGAAGACTGTACtacaaaaatatcattattgTAAACAATGTTTTCCATGTGTACCGGCTGTTTTTCCCCTTCAGAAGTTCTTTCAACTTGAATAGTTATTCCAATGTATTGGgatgtattgaaatgaaatttattatcaactacaatatttttcagaTTGAAAGTTCTTCGAGTTGTCGGACCCATATTTCCGAAGGTGTAACCTGTATTAACTACTGTAGAATATTGAAGAACCGGTATtttactcaaatcaaatcaatttcgTGAAAACCTCTTGTCTAAAATCATACTAGTCCTGCTCAAAAACTAACAGAAAAGACCACCTAAATCAATGAAAATACTTCTCTTCTGTCAAATTGCTTTGTAGCGTATATATCATCAATTCTAATCATTGTTTGATTGTACGTTACTGTTGAAAAACACGTTAATTTTGAGACTGGTAAACGAATACTTGCAATTTCTATGATCTAGATAAGACATGTAAGTTAATAttgaatttccatgaatttacaaatttttTATGTTATAATTGTTCAGGGGGTCATTACACGATCTTATAAATTTAGACAATATTATGTGGTATTTGATGTTACAATTGAAATATTGTCATTGAAATGCTTCAAGATGAATGATGTGATTTATGCTTTAAGATGATTGGAAAGCACTGACACATTGAAATAACGTAAATGTATTCGTTAAACATCTCTCGTTTCGGATGTGAATCTCACACCAACATTAAATTCTAGTAATCTCTTACTTTTACTAGATCTAGAAtgatcagcttgagttaacattgaagaTTGGATCATAAACATCCTATTtagtatatatttattcatttcttgtACAAATCACTATAATCTATACTATTagaaaggaaagaactggcttatagaCGAACggtataggaaattcacgaatgacgcatcatcatgtctgaactactggactgaaattttgaatatagattctcaatttaccgaggatggttatagattaAATTCAAGAGGATCTCAGTAggtccagtttgtcaagttgttAATTAAACCCTTGCAGAACACGGGTTATCTACTAGtcataatacaataatgaccattgaggaaaaactaggctgagcctgcaccatttctctcacaaattttgataaaaagttaatggtGTCCAAATCTTTTCTAATGTAAGGCTATAAAATCACACACCACTTCTTCGCCACTCAATTTTTGGTccagaaatagttatttgaaaatgttgaagGTTGACGtgaaaaatagaatgaatgaatgttgtATACGTTCAGTTACTCAAAGAATTTCATATGAAGTGTGTATATTATTACTTAATTACTCTTCAGCTCTACTGGTCGCTACAACCCTATATATTATTagtatatttaatttaatttttcactagttttaattcaattaaatctCCTTATCCTCAacaatttaattgatttttatttttaggaTTTCCACTATTTTTGAATGCATTTGCTTGTGTTCTGGGTACGGTACCAGAGAaaccaataaattgaaaacttgagaaatattgcaccatgggatatcttctgtgttatcatTTCTCTATGCCTTTACATTGACTGAATTCATGGTGATCAAAGCCATATGATAATCATACGCGTTATAAGAACACTCACTAGTCTCTACAACGTATCTCTGTGATGACTATCTCCATGTTGGAAAGCTTGCTTtaaataatgtgtttcatacggaaGCAAAGATTGTGTTCGTAAATCTTATGCTGTGTCTATGATGACTATCTATCTCTATGGTGAAAAGCTGCTAACCCATGCTTTGTATTGTGTTTTAGACGGACGCTAAGATGGTGTTCGACGTGATCCAAAGGATGGAAGACACGGAGCCGTTCTCGGAAGAGTTGCTTGCAGCCATGAAGAGGCTGTGGGCTGATGTCGGTGTGCAGGAGTGCTTCGGACGCTCAAACGAGTACCAGCTGAACGACTCAGCCAAATAGTGAGTTGCAAAACTGTCCAAtctctgaaaaaataattaggTGTTCAATACATTCAATcccaaaaattattatttgagagtaaatttatattttagacgGCGACTATCAGTAGTGAACCAATTCCGGTAGTGGGGTTATAATCCCGTTATAACGAACACCGATAGCACAAAGTAACGTCGgaaaagtattattttattacaaacaCCTTTAAACGTACTTGTACTTCTCAAGCTATGCAGCTTATTTGCAAAATACCTGATACAATAAAGTTTAGAAGTAAGTTTCAAAACTGGTTCATTAGATGTTAAATCCGTTAAATTTCCAACATTATACACCCGGAGAGCAAAAATTGCAttcttaggctaggcacacaccagttagtcaagacaagacaagacatgatcagacacaatacttcacatatttgcttatgaagacatgtctaattgcaaatAATgtctaatcagtgtgagttgcgttaTAAGCAACAATATGAAGTATTGAGATTAAaagtgtctgatcatgtcttgtcttgtctgtactaactggtgtgcgcctagcttAAGCGGGGACTGTCAGTGTTGAATCCCCGATAtcctgaaattcaaattcaaattcatttatttgccataaaataatacagattgataaaataaacattctaacttacaaaatggcactaccggcaaagaaaatttgtgcgccggcagtgagttcgaacaactaggtacagcaaaaatgtcaatagaaagaaaaagagcttattcaaaccactgaaataactaaaaattatggaaaccaggtcacatctcaatacttacaaacgataagacaaagtaacaaaatcacaagcaaatgacaaacttaaaaagaccaattcaaggaagccatggcaattttttttttaatttataacacAAGAATAAAACACTATATAATGgatgtagataatttaaaataaacatttatcctaatccaatccagtataagattcattatggattttgtaataattctattaataatgaattcagttgggactttatttataaacaattaACACTGATATTCAAACTGACGTCTACATACACTCAAACTGGTaaagtcaatatcaaattgTAATGGATTGAAGGGACGCAAattatatggattattccttaagTTGAATTTGTCACCattcttattaatgaataatatgattcttttaacatatgtttatgtaaataatatcGGTATCGTATTTATTACATAAGCCTTTAAACGTATATCTGACGCTGTTTGAAGGAACGTATTCATTAATCGACTTGCGTATCCAAATTGGTTAACTGCGAgtgactgattgactgactgactcacctAAAAGATTTACCACTGTACCATTATTTATCGATGCCAGAGCCCATGTTATGTTGTCATCTAATGCAAAACCCCCGAATTCTCGTCGGTATAATATCTCTAAACATACTTGTGCGTTTCTCACgtaaaatttatattcattcattcattcatattcttTCATTGAGAATAACCTGATACAACGAACTTAGTGGATGACTTTTTATTTCATGACGTGGCGACGTTTTTACAGTAAAGTCCCGCACaaacacatagatttttgttcgtacggtattttgccatccttatgaatccAATTAggttaaacagatgatgtttgtcaagttccgtttaatctgatagaattcataaggatggcaaaatatcttacgaacaaaaatcgatgtgtatgtgcGGGTcataaggctagctacacacacatcgatttctggtcgtacgattttttgtcgtccttataaattctattggattaaacagatgatggtTGTCAAGTTTCATCTAATCTGATACATTTCAGAAGGACGGTTAAAAATCGAACGTACAAAGATCTATGTGTGTGTAACACACATTTGGACGTATGCGTGTGTAACACGAtcttttgtcgtccttatgaacTTATTActatagattgaacggaacttggcacACATCATATGTTtaacataatctgtttaatcTTAAAGAATTTATAATTACGGCAAAAAATCATACGTCCataaatcgatgtgtgtgtaacgagCTTAATTTGTCCACTCTACTACTCTACCACTTTTAAATATATCACGAACTCTTGAAATGATGTATGTATACGATGTACATGACCGAATTTCGACTGAGTAAGAGAACTGGCTTCGGATGTGTATTCCATTAAACATTCTAAGCTTAGAAAA
The sequence above is drawn from the Nilaparvata lugens isolate BPH chromosome 2, ASM1435652v1, whole genome shotgun sequence genome and encodes:
- the LOC120349996 gene encoding uncharacterized protein LOC120349996, with amino-acid sequence MGKPPTLPLIVVLQGVSLIALVQSSIITKPATCPCSPSPPGPVLSPCSDADISEYDLESLRSNICNNNKILICLSKIIEAIRNSGQDNSNAVSPCGCQKHLDHVDYNHGEYHVPIVHHEHHVPIEQHEPIIHVPVEHHEHYIPPVIHDEHHVPIDYHEHPVVYEHHDHHVPVIHEHHVPEIHEHHVPVIHEHHVPVVHEHHVPVIHEHHVPVIHEHHVPVIHEHLVPEIHEHHVPVIHEHHVPVIHEHHVPEIHEHHVPVIHEHHVPEIHEHHEPVIHEHYEHHVPVIHEHHEHHVPVIHEHHEHYVPVIHEHHEHNVPVIHHGEHLDHYVPVLHHEDIEYHQHENHGHQAQKDDYNQDHQHHNHEVQHVIHYEDDTHKGGKIKIEEEIKKTTTHVTEDSKKKVTEIDGDSHSHSSFVDSNSELAFYSADGVDSDIHHHGDKAYVSSSATDVNKEVSNVSIGETSAHSKSIADTTQVNSGYLTGVSTEHSIKSTEVEKKQVDVSASTVIASEKSSTEYETLGQDHQADYQNLDHHHVDHHHIDHHLDHQHVDYHQDQHHVDHYSDHHHVDHHLDQHHADHDVHHHLDHHHVDHHVDHHIDHYVDHHIDHHVDHHIDHHVDHHIDHQHADYHNGHVEHVDYIHGHDQHVDYQVDYHPDHHHVEHDVHHHLDHHHVDHHIDHHVDHHHVDHHIDHHIDHHVDHHIDHHLDHHIDQHVDHHHGNDHVDCHHGHDHVDYIDGHGHVDYIHGHNHNLVYHHEHDKPVVYVEQGEGSVAGCDKCSKTVEPEVYGCKKCSKIIAPEVNGCGAAVPIVPHDHVDYIHGHDQVDHIHGLNHHLVYHHGHDKPVVYVEQGEGSVGGCGKCSKTITPEVSAAVPIVPSINQHYQPIFYPYYGIPPYFTGPTNGSPCSQTGVVLPDVTQQYLKPNFWEYPYPWFLYSLPPVPPCGNNIHQEFVVERNCSHEHKFPVCHGIPDQHIWTGDCIENTRSVIVTPPCNQDINCHKITRHVTHNLGGSGTTNSKCITNIVSKQIHK